From Actinoplanes oblitus, a single genomic window includes:
- a CDS encoding ABC transporter substrate-binding protein yields MRMVAVLAVAALLGVSACGSGGDDEPPGPGTVEVFTWWAEGGEKAGLDALVARFAADCPGQRFENGAVAGGAGVNAKQELTRRIARRDPPDTFQAHAGAELTDYIDAGQVQDLTAYYDAWGLRAAFPAGLVDDLTVHGKIYSVPANIHRANVVWTNPAVLARAGLAATPPKDLRAFLGDLAKLRAAGVEAPLALGRDWTQLMLLEAVLISDLGAGGFAGLFTGETAWTGAPVTRAVGDFARLLSFGNADRDSLDWPQAERLLIDGKAGYQLMGDWEAADLAAKGLAGYGWFTFPGNGGTFQWLADAFTMATGTLNLTGTECWLKTVGSAAGQRDFNAAKGSIPARTDVPSTGFSPYQQSAMADWKSATQVPSCAHGSACSQPWQNAINAALTAYATRRDTRALQADLALAADQFIRR; encoded by the coding sequence ATGCGCATGGTGGCCGTTCTCGCTGTGGCAGCGTTGCTGGGCGTCTCGGCCTGCGGATCGGGCGGAGACGACGAGCCGCCCGGGCCGGGCACCGTGGAGGTGTTCACCTGGTGGGCCGAGGGCGGGGAGAAGGCCGGACTGGACGCGCTGGTCGCCCGGTTCGCCGCGGACTGCCCGGGCCAGCGCTTCGAGAACGGCGCGGTGGCCGGTGGCGCCGGGGTCAACGCCAAGCAGGAGCTGACCCGGCGGATCGCCCGCCGGGACCCGCCGGACACGTTCCAGGCGCACGCCGGCGCCGAGCTGACCGATTACATCGACGCCGGCCAGGTGCAGGACCTGACCGCCTACTACGACGCGTGGGGGCTGCGGGCCGCGTTCCCCGCCGGCCTGGTCGACGACCTCACGGTCCACGGGAAGATCTATTCGGTCCCGGCCAACATCCACCGCGCCAACGTCGTCTGGACCAATCCGGCGGTGCTGGCCCGGGCGGGTCTCGCCGCCACCCCGCCGAAGGATCTGCGCGCCTTCCTGGGCGACCTGGCGAAACTGCGGGCGGCGGGTGTCGAGGCGCCGCTGGCCCTCGGCCGGGACTGGACCCAGCTGATGCTGCTGGAGGCGGTCCTGATCAGCGACCTGGGCGCCGGTGGGTTCGCCGGCCTGTTCACCGGCGAGACCGCCTGGACCGGCGCCCCGGTGACCCGGGCGGTCGGCGACTTCGCCCGCCTGCTGAGCTTCGGCAACGCGGACCGCGACAGCCTCGACTGGCCGCAGGCCGAGCGGCTGCTGATCGACGGCAAGGCCGGTTACCAGCTGATGGGCGACTGGGAGGCGGCCGACCTGGCGGCCAAGGGCCTCGCGGGGTACGGCTGGTTCACCTTCCCCGGTAACGGCGGCACGTTCCAGTGGCTCGCCGACGCGTTCACGATGGCCACCGGCACGCTGAACCTGACCGGCACCGAGTGCTGGCTCAAGACCGTGGGCTCGGCCGCCGGCCAGCGCGACTTCAACGCCGCCAAGGGCTCGATCCCGGCGCGGACCGACGTGCCGTCCACCGGGTTCTCCCCCTACCAGCAGTCCGCGATGGCCGACTGGAAGTCCGCCACTCAGGTTCCGTCGTGTGCCCACGGGTCGGCCTGCTCCCAGCCCTGGCAGAACGCGATAAACGCCGCCCTCACCGCGTACGCCACCCGCCGCGACACCCGGGCGCTGCAGGCCGACCTGGCCCTGGCCGCCGACCAGTTCATCCGCCGTTAG
- a CDS encoding MFS transporter: protein MTGILADPDFRRLWGGLTVSKLGTSVAGVVTPLLAVRVLDAGALTVSLLTAAAWLPWLLIGLPAGAWVDRMAKRPVLLACDAASALLVASVPVTAWLGHLTVAHLLVVALLTGVASVFFEVAHTGYVPAMFAAGDLVRANALTHGSDSAAQIAGPALGGALAAFAGAVTGLVVDAASFAVSFLGLALIRRPERPVAHRPRRHLAHEIRAGVSWLLRDPYLRNLMAHGAVANLALTGYTALTVVFLIRDVGVGTGTVGLLVSASGLGGVAAAGAAPLLIRRFGAARAMVACKAATGVAALLIPFAGPGLGLIPFVAGTVLVGGFVVAGNVIAGSFRQAYVPAELLGRVLTAMQFVNLGTIPVGAVLGGMLATAYGNRTAVAVMTVTYALTGLIVICGPFRARRELPEPVSARQ from the coding sequence ATGACCGGCATCCTCGCCGATCCGGATTTCCGCCGGCTGTGGGGCGGGCTCACCGTCAGCAAGCTGGGCACCTCGGTGGCCGGCGTGGTGACCCCGCTGCTCGCGGTGCGGGTGCTGGACGCCGGCGCCCTCACGGTCAGCCTGCTCACCGCGGCCGCCTGGCTGCCCTGGCTGCTGATCGGCCTGCCGGCCGGCGCCTGGGTGGACCGGATGGCCAAGCGCCCGGTCCTGCTGGCCTGCGACGCGGCCAGCGCGCTGCTGGTGGCGAGCGTCCCGGTGACCGCCTGGCTGGGCCACCTCACGGTCGCCCACCTGCTCGTGGTCGCCCTGCTCACCGGGGTGGCGTCGGTGTTCTTCGAGGTCGCGCACACCGGTTACGTGCCGGCCATGTTCGCCGCCGGCGACCTGGTCCGGGCGAACGCGCTGACCCACGGCAGCGACTCGGCGGCGCAGATCGCCGGGCCGGCGCTGGGCGGGGCGCTCGCCGCGTTCGCCGGGGCCGTCACCGGCCTGGTCGTCGACGCGGCCAGCTTCGCCGTCTCGTTCCTCGGGCTGGCGCTGATCCGCCGCCCGGAGCGCCCGGTCGCGCACCGGCCGCGGCGGCATCTGGCCCACGAGATCCGGGCCGGTGTCAGCTGGCTGTTGCGCGACCCCTACCTGCGCAATCTGATGGCGCACGGTGCCGTGGCCAATCTCGCGCTGACCGGGTACACCGCGCTGACAGTGGTCTTCCTGATCCGTGACGTGGGCGTCGGCACCGGGACGGTGGGGCTGCTGGTGTCCGCGTCCGGCCTGGGTGGCGTCGCCGCCGCGGGCGCGGCGCCGCTGCTGATCCGCCGGTTCGGCGCCGCCCGCGCGATGGTCGCCTGCAAGGCCGCGACCGGGGTGGCCGCGCTGCTGATCCCGTTCGCCGGTCCGGGGCTCGGGCTGATCCCGTTCGTCGCCGGGACCGTGCTGGTGGGCGGGTTCGTGGTCGCCGGGAACGTGATAGCGGGCAGCTTCCGGCAGGCGTACGTGCCGGCCGAGCTGCTCGGGCGGGTGCTGACCGCGATGCAGTTCGTGAACCTGGGGACGATCCCGGTCGGTGCGGTGCTCGGCGGGATGCTGGCTACCGCGTACGGAAATCGGACGGCAGTCGCCGTGATGACGGTGACCTATGCGCTGACCGGCCTGATCGTGATCTGCGGGCCGTTCCGGGCCCGCCGGGAGTTGCCGGAGCCGGTATCGGCGAGGCAGTGA
- a CDS encoding ArsR/SmtB family transcription factor: MAEIRDEAVLKAVAHPLRRRLLDNLRVDGPSTPSALARATGQAVANVSHHLRVLADAGLIEEAPELARNRKEHWWRMGDPRLSWDPADFSPEVADAADAIGLQRQIDLIHTWLGSPASRTEPWVHSAIAADFWLRLSPEELAELGAELEAVVLKYRGRPERADRVPVFLMSRGFPARP; encoded by the coding sequence ATGGCTGAGATTCGCGACGAGGCCGTCCTCAAGGCGGTCGCCCACCCGTTACGCCGCCGCCTGCTGGACAACCTGCGTGTCGACGGCCCCTCGACGCCGAGCGCGCTGGCCCGGGCCACCGGCCAGGCGGTCGCCAACGTCAGTCACCACCTGCGCGTGCTCGCCGACGCCGGTCTCATCGAGGAGGCCCCCGAGCTGGCCCGCAACCGCAAGGAGCACTGGTGGCGGATGGGCGACCCGCGCCTGTCCTGGGATCCGGCCGACTTCTCGCCCGAGGTCGCCGACGCCGCCGACGCGATCGGCCTGCAGCGCCAGATCGACCTGATCCACACCTGGCTGGGCAGCCCCGCGTCACGCACCGAGCCCTGGGTGCACAGCGCGATCGCCGCCGACTTCTGGCTGCGGCTGTCCCCGGAGGAGCTGGCCGAGCTGGGCGCCGAGCTGGAGGCCGTGGTCCTGAAGTACCGGGGTCGCCCGGAGCGGGCCGACCGCGTGCCGGTCTTCCTGATGAGTCGCGGCTTCCCGGCGAGGCCGTGA
- a CDS encoding SCO4226 family nickel-binding protein, giving the protein MAKFMDVHDGFFGVTPEQLSAAHDADLKIEGEEGVHFERAWLDPESGKVFCLSTGPSKEAVMRVHERAGHPTTQVFELTAEV; this is encoded by the coding sequence ATGGCGAAGTTCATGGACGTCCACGACGGATTCTTCGGGGTCACCCCGGAGCAGCTGAGTGCGGCGCACGACGCCGACCTCAAGATCGAGGGCGAGGAGGGCGTGCACTTCGAACGCGCCTGGCTCGACCCGGAGAGCGGCAAGGTGTTCTGCCTGAGCACCGGACCCAGCAAGGAGGCCGTGATGCGCGTGCACGAGCGCGCCGGCCACCCCACCACCCAGGTCTTCGAGCTGACCGCCGAGGTCTGA
- a CDS encoding response regulator transcription factor: MLTARELEMARLVASGRTGREIAGELIISPRTVAAHVEHIRTKPGVSRRTRIAGWLATVEASS; this comes from the coding sequence GTGCTGACCGCGCGCGAGCTGGAAATGGCGCGGCTGGTGGCCTCCGGGCGTACCGGCCGGGAGATCGCCGGAGAGCTGATCATCTCGCCGCGGACGGTGGCGGCCCACGTCGAGCACATCCGCACGAAGCCGGGCGTCAGCCGCCGCACCCGGATCGCCGGGTGGCTCGCAACGGTTGAGGCTTCCAGTTAA
- a CDS encoding MmcQ/YjbR family DNA-binding protein → MVTVDDVRRVARDLPRSEEHLIRDRVKFRVGRIVYVAFSRDETTMGFGFPKEERAGLVAADPSKFQLPRESDMRFNWVVARLDQLDEAEMTELVLDAWRMVVPKKVWTAYLPRLA, encoded by the coding sequence ATGGTCACCGTCGATGACGTGCGGCGGGTCGCCCGGGATCTGCCGCGCAGCGAGGAGCACCTGATCCGGGACAGAGTGAAATTCCGCGTGGGCAGGATCGTCTATGTCGCGTTCTCCCGCGACGAGACGACGATGGGCTTCGGCTTCCCCAAGGAGGAGCGCGCCGGCCTGGTCGCCGCCGACCCGTCGAAATTCCAGCTCCCCCGCGAGTCCGACATGCGCTTCAACTGGGTCGTGGCCCGCCTCGACCAGCTCGACGAGGCGGAGATGACCGAGCTGGTGCTGGACGCCTGGCGCATGGTCGTCCCGAAAAAGGTGTGGACCGCATACCTCCCACGCCTGGCCTGA
- a CDS encoding putative bifunctional diguanylate cyclase/phosphodiesterase: protein MTRNNAQGPADFRRWVRVCIAVTSVLAVLTVLIGSGVGGSGLSTWALTAAAGIAAATCWRRGRMFTGRARWGWATIGTGLLSWGLGLSYTLVEYWPTGGASVIPSPADAGYLGLLLLVPLGLLILPSASQPRANRARSVLDGMLVAVSLVLVSWVFVVDPRLDPADDGLGFYLTLLYPLGDIVIATMIGYMLPQRRALYRCSADLTFTGLGVTAFAVSDIGYAYLRMVHDYQAGSVIDLGWLIGFGLITIGAARPKDAEPLKSEFSPRLRTGGVLLPYAAVLAALFASVLFHITTGHSSPFVAYTRSLLILLLIGRQVLTLLENRDLTRTLEARVEDRTAELHAREQHFHALIRHSSDVVTVIDADGRVTYQSESMQRVFGYPPEAFVGRHYTDLLDPEVSMRLSEAMRQVAARPYATATREVVHTHQDGRKRPSEMIITNLVDDPHVGGFVLNTRDISERKELQDQLVHEAYHDPLTQLANRALFREQAIAALRRTTDLTVLHLDLDGFKRVNDSLGHLAGDQLLVQIADRIQACVRAEDVVARFGADEFAVLIEAASFAEAERVARRILDDLEAPIVVGARHIHVRASIGLATAASAEDGDQLLRHADLAMHHAKAAGGGTFTSYRPQMQEGLVERLELENDLRAALENHDLRLHYQPTVDLDTSQVVGFEALVRWPHPTRGMINPLDFIPIAEATGMIVPLGRWVLQEACRQAVEWSAAAGGRPLKMSVNVSVRQFDQPDFAETVAAVLAETGMPADRLCLEMTESVLMTDTEANLEQLVRLKALGLTLAIDDFGTGYSSLAYLRRFPVDTLKIDRSFVERLGGVLTGDTALTDTIVRLGKSLGMATVAEGIEEFGQLAALREMGCGFAQGYYFSRPVPASEAGRLFLEGADTPAEFAV from the coding sequence ATGACTCGCAACAACGCGCAGGGACCGGCGGACTTCCGCCGCTGGGTCCGGGTCTGCATCGCCGTCACCTCGGTCCTCGCGGTGCTCACCGTGCTGATCGGTAGCGGGGTGGGCGGCTCCGGCCTGTCCACCTGGGCGCTCACCGCCGCCGCCGGGATCGCGGCCGCCACCTGCTGGCGCCGTGGCCGGATGTTCACCGGCCGGGCCCGGTGGGGCTGGGCGACGATCGGGACCGGGCTGCTGAGCTGGGGTCTCGGGCTGTCGTACACGCTGGTCGAGTACTGGCCGACCGGCGGCGCCTCGGTGATCCCGTCGCCGGCCGACGCCGGATATCTGGGCCTGCTGCTGCTGGTCCCGCTCGGCCTGCTGATCCTGCCCAGCGCCTCGCAGCCGAGGGCCAACCGGGCCCGCAGCGTGCTCGACGGCATGCTGGTGGCGGTCTCGCTGGTGCTGGTGAGCTGGGTCTTCGTGGTCGACCCGCGACTCGACCCGGCCGACGACGGGCTGGGCTTCTACCTGACTTTGCTTTACCCGCTCGGCGACATCGTGATCGCCACCATGATCGGGTACATGCTGCCGCAGCGGCGGGCGCTGTACCGCTGCTCGGCGGACCTGACCTTCACCGGGCTCGGGGTGACCGCCTTCGCGGTCTCCGACATCGGCTACGCCTACCTGCGGATGGTCCACGACTACCAGGCCGGATCGGTCATCGACCTGGGCTGGCTGATCGGGTTCGGGCTGATCACCATCGGCGCGGCCCGGCCCAAGGACGCCGAGCCGCTCAAGAGCGAGTTCAGCCCGCGGTTGCGGACCGGCGGCGTGCTGCTGCCGTACGCCGCCGTGCTGGCCGCGCTCTTCGCCAGCGTGCTGTTCCACATCACCACCGGGCACAGCAGCCCGTTCGTGGCGTACACCCGCTCGCTGCTGATCCTGCTGCTGATCGGGCGGCAGGTGCTCACCCTGCTGGAGAACCGGGACCTGACCCGGACCCTGGAGGCCCGGGTCGAGGACCGGACCGCCGAGTTGCACGCTCGCGAGCAGCACTTCCACGCGCTGATCCGGCACAGCTCGGACGTCGTCACGGTGATCGACGCGGACGGGCGGGTGACGTACCAGAGCGAGTCGATGCAGCGGGTCTTCGGCTACCCGCCGGAGGCGTTCGTCGGCCGGCACTACACCGACCTGCTCGACCCCGAGGTGTCGATGCGGCTGTCCGAGGCGATGCGGCAGGTGGCGGCCCGGCCGTACGCCACCGCCACCCGGGAGGTCGTGCACACCCACCAGGACGGCCGGAAGCGCCCCTCCGAGATGATCATCACGAACCTGGTGGACGACCCGCACGTGGGTGGGTTCGTGCTGAACACCCGGGACATCAGCGAGCGCAAGGAACTGCAGGACCAGCTGGTGCACGAGGCGTACCACGACCCGCTGACCCAGCTCGCGAACCGGGCGCTGTTCCGGGAGCAGGCGATCGCGGCGCTGCGCCGGACCACCGACCTGACCGTGCTGCACCTGGACCTGGACGGCTTCAAGCGGGTCAACGACAGCCTCGGCCACCTGGCCGGGGACCAGCTGCTGGTGCAGATCGCCGACCGGATCCAGGCCTGCGTGCGCGCCGAGGACGTGGTGGCCCGGTTCGGCGCCGACGAGTTCGCGGTGCTGATCGAGGCGGCCTCGTTCGCCGAGGCGGAGCGCGTCGCCCGCCGGATCCTCGACGACCTGGAGGCGCCGATCGTGGTCGGTGCCCGGCACATCCACGTCCGGGCCAGCATCGGCCTGGCCACCGCCGCCTCGGCCGAGGACGGCGACCAGCTGCTCCGGCACGCCGACCTGGCCATGCACCACGCCAAGGCGGCCGGCGGCGGCACCTTCACCAGTTACCGCCCGCAGATGCAGGAGGGCCTGGTCGAGCGCCTGGAGCTGGAGAACGACCTGCGCGCCGCGCTGGAGAACCACGACCTGCGCCTGCACTACCAGCCCACCGTGGACCTGGACACCAGCCAGGTGGTCGGCTTCGAGGCGCTGGTCCGCTGGCCGCACCCGACCCGCGGCATGATCAACCCGCTGGACTTCATCCCGATCGCCGAGGCCACCGGCATGATCGTGCCGCTCGGCCGCTGGGTGCTGCAGGAGGCCTGCCGCCAGGCGGTCGAGTGGAGCGCGGCCGCCGGCGGCCGTCCGCTGAAGATGTCGGTGAACGTGTCGGTCCGCCAGTTCGACCAGCCCGACTTCGCCGAGACGGTGGCGGCCGTGCTGGCCGAGACCGGCATGCCGGCCGACCGCCTCTGCCTGGAGATGACCGAGTCGGTCCTGATGACCGACACCGAGGCCAACCTGGAGCAGCTGGTCCGGCTCAAGGCCCTCGGCCTCACGCTGGCCATCGACGACTTCGGCACCGGGTACTCGTCGCTCGCCTACCTCCGCCGCTTCCCGGTCGACACCCTGAAGATCGACCGCTCCTTCGTCGAACGCCTCGGCGGCGTGCTGACCGGCGACACCGCACTGACCGACACCATCGTCCGCCTCGGCAAGAGCCTGGGCATGGCGACGGTGGCCGAGGGCATCGAGGAGTTCGGGCAGCTCGCGGCGCTGCGGGAGATGGGCTGCGGTTTCGCCCAGGGCTACTACTTCTCCCGTCCGGTCCCGGCATCGGAGGCCGGCCGCCTCTTCCTGGAGGGCGCCGACACCCCCGCGGAGTTCGCCGTCTGA
- a CDS encoding DNA polymerase domain-containing protein: MDGMADERDGVPLTNLDQEIFPGAGATKRDLIDYLDVMAGRLIPVLRDRPLSVIRVLRGQDQFMQKNLPKYTPEWVPRTTVWAEASHREVTYALGNDRRTLLWFGNQRAVEFHPALATVDAPHRQTHLIMDLDPPPDGGFATVVGAARLVRQALADSRLTGAVKTSGSKGLHIFVPLAGDPAPEDVAAAQRAVAARAERIDPVLATTAFIREDRHGKVFLDATRAGGATVAAAYSPRIRPGVPVSFPLAWDDLDAVTPADFTIRSAPGLLGDRDPWAAAMPPAQPLGEELVAEGHTIPVARVQAMHEGKRRAKAKREASGG, encoded by the coding sequence ATGGACGGCATGGCTGACGAGCGCGACGGTGTGCCGCTGACCAATCTGGATCAGGAGATTTTCCCGGGGGCCGGTGCCACCAAGCGGGACCTGATCGACTATCTGGACGTGATGGCCGGCCGGCTGATCCCGGTGCTGCGGGACCGGCCGCTCTCGGTGATCCGGGTGCTTCGCGGCCAGGACCAGTTCATGCAGAAGAACCTGCCGAAATACACCCCGGAGTGGGTTCCGCGCACCACGGTGTGGGCCGAGGCGTCGCACCGCGAGGTGACCTACGCCCTCGGCAACGACCGGCGCACCCTGCTGTGGTTCGGCAACCAGCGGGCCGTCGAGTTCCACCCGGCGCTGGCCACCGTCGACGCGCCGCACCGGCAGACCCACCTGATCATGGATCTGGACCCGCCACCGGACGGCGGCTTCGCGACGGTCGTCGGCGCGGCCCGGCTCGTCCGCCAGGCCCTCGCCGACTCGCGCCTGACCGGGGCGGTGAAGACCAGCGGCTCCAAGGGACTGCACATCTTCGTGCCGCTGGCCGGCGACCCGGCGCCGGAGGACGTGGCCGCGGCCCAGCGGGCCGTCGCGGCCCGCGCCGAGCGGATCGATCCGGTTCTGGCGACCACCGCCTTCATCCGGGAGGACCGGCACGGGAAGGTGTTCCTGGACGCCACCCGGGCCGGCGGTGCGACGGTGGCGGCCGCCTACAGCCCGCGGATCCGGCCCGGCGTGCCGGTGTCGTTCCCGCTCGCCTGGGACGACCTGGACGCGGTGACGCCGGCGGACTTCACCATCCGCAGTGCGCCGGGGCTGCTCGGCGACCGGGATCCGTGGGCCGCCGCGATGCCGCCGGCGCAGCCGCTCGGCGAGGAACTCGTCGCCGAGGGGCACACCATCCCGGTGGCCCGGGTGCAGGCCATGCACGAGGGAAAACGCCGGGCGAAGGCGAAGCGGGAGGCCTCCGGCGGCTGA
- a CDS encoding ribosomal maturation YjgA family protein has translation MSTWVGPRLLAGGAAVGCVLLAFGIRAFTGSPLLSNGLVEQASGTALYAAAVFAGVVFLWPRLPVGRVALIAAGWCWAVELLQLSPIPAELSARSVVARLVLGVSFDPADLFWYLAGVLPAALVLAWARRRGRARPAIMGEPRSRVDDGRHG, from the coding sequence ATGTCGACCTGGGTGGGCCCGCGGCTGCTCGCGGGCGGTGCCGCGGTGGGATGCGTGCTGCTGGCCTTCGGGATCCGGGCGTTCACCGGGAGTCCGCTGCTCAGCAACGGCCTGGTCGAGCAGGCGTCCGGGACGGCGCTCTACGCCGCGGCGGTCTTCGCCGGCGTGGTGTTCCTCTGGCCGCGGCTGCCGGTGGGCCGGGTCGCGCTGATCGCCGCCGGGTGGTGCTGGGCTGTCGAGTTGCTGCAGCTCTCGCCGATTCCGGCGGAGCTGTCGGCGCGCAGCGTGGTGGCCCGGCTGGTGCTCGGGGTGAGCTTCGACCCGGCCGACCTGTTCTGGTATCTGGCCGGGGTGCTGCCGGCGGCGCTGGTGCTGGCCTGGGCCCGCCGGCGCGGGCGGGCGCGGCCGGCGATCATGGGTGAACCGCGGTCCCGGGTGGATGATGGACGGCATGGCTGA
- a CDS encoding TIGR03618 family F420-dependent PPOX class oxidoreductase, with amino-acid sequence MTTLEDAWELSRGETGLAIVSTARADGTVQSTLVNTGLIDHPADGSRVLAFVTYGPVKLRNLRERPSLAVAFRSGWRYATVEGRAQLAGPDDPQPWLDPERLRLLLREIFTAAGGTHDDWPGYDRTMLEQRRAAVLITPSRIYPAG; translated from the coding sequence ATGACCACGCTCGAGGATGCCTGGGAGCTGAGCCGCGGCGAGACCGGGCTGGCCATCGTGTCCACCGCCCGCGCCGACGGCACCGTGCAGTCCACGCTGGTCAACACCGGCTTGATCGACCATCCGGCGGACGGGTCCCGGGTGCTCGCCTTCGTCACCTACGGGCCGGTGAAACTGCGCAACCTCCGGGAGCGGCCCAGCCTCGCGGTGGCCTTCCGCAGCGGCTGGCGTTACGCCACCGTGGAGGGCCGGGCCCAGCTGGCCGGGCCGGACGACCCGCAGCCGTGGCTCGACCCGGAGCGCCTGCGCCTGCTGCTGCGCGAGATCTTCACGGCGGCCGGCGGCACCCACGACGACTGGCCCGGCTACGACCGCACCATGCTGGAGCAGCGCCGGGCGGCGGTGCTGATCACGCCGAGCCGGATCTACCCGGCGGGTTGA
- a CDS encoding TIGR03619 family F420-dependent LLM class oxidoreductase, producing the protein MLISFGCPVSGAWARPETLTSIARRAEELGYHGLWAFQRLLVGEEQDLAPVYQSVLDPIVALTWAGAATSRIRLGVSVINLPYVSPAYLAKQAGTLDRLTGGRFDLGLGTGWSEPEFAATGSDPNPRGRRTEEYLAVLRTLFADEVSAFEGEFYRVPPSRMRPRPARAGGPPILLGGSAEVALRRAGRIAAGWVSSSRASLAEIERGARVVRSAAAAAGKDPASVRVVVRAVVDPESSWSQMRQQARRYADAGATELFYEPNWHPRIGDPDGDPDAAAALGEEMLVNLAPA; encoded by the coding sequence GTGCTGATCAGTTTCGGATGCCCGGTGTCCGGTGCGTGGGCCCGGCCGGAGACCCTGACGTCGATCGCCCGGCGGGCCGAGGAGTTGGGCTACCACGGCCTCTGGGCGTTCCAGCGGCTGCTCGTCGGCGAGGAGCAGGACCTGGCCCCGGTCTACCAGAGCGTGCTCGACCCGATCGTGGCGCTGACCTGGGCCGGCGCCGCCACCTCCCGGATCCGGCTGGGCGTCTCGGTGATCAACCTGCCCTACGTCTCGCCGGCCTACCTGGCGAAACAGGCGGGCACCCTGGACCGGCTCACCGGCGGGCGGTTCGACCTGGGGCTGGGCACCGGCTGGTCGGAGCCCGAGTTCGCGGCCACCGGCTCGGACCCGAATCCGCGTGGCCGCCGCACCGAGGAGTACCTGGCCGTGCTGCGCACCCTCTTCGCCGACGAGGTGTCGGCTTTCGAGGGCGAGTTCTACCGGGTGCCGCCGAGCCGGATGCGCCCGCGCCCGGCGCGGGCCGGCGGGCCGCCGATCCTGCTGGGCGGCAGCGCCGAGGTCGCCCTGCGGCGGGCCGGTCGGATCGCCGCCGGGTGGGTCAGCAGCAGCCGGGCCAGCCTCGCCGAGATCGAGCGAGGGGCACGGGTGGTCCGGTCGGCCGCTGCCGCCGCCGGCAAGGACCCCGCTTCGGTACGGGTGGTGGTGCGCGCCGTGGTGGACCCGGAGTCGTCCTGGTCGCAGATGCGGCAGCAGGCCCGGCGGTACGCGGACGCCGGCGCCACCGAACTCTTCTACGAGCCGAACTGGCACCCGCGGATCGGCGACCCGGACGGGGATCCGGACGCGGCCGCCGCCCTCGGTGAGGAGATGCTCGTCAATCTCGCACCAGCGTGA
- a CDS encoding carbohydrate-binding protein: protein MDQRSPTVYRTRSWTTRNRALAGLAALGLLLTGYVIGRWQDTPAATATPAVAAPASESPAASPAPSLTPTTPAPTPVRYGLLQAEAANELAGVQPQDTEDEGGGQNVGWINRADHLRFDNFVFGEVPARKAKIRVASGAGVAGRVEIRLDTLESEPVGQLSVSNTGGWQAWRTGIAALTPVTGTHTVYLTFAADDDSEFMNVNWIQFDH, encoded by the coding sequence GTGGACCAGCGCTCTCCGACCGTCTACCGGACCCGTTCCTGGACGACCCGTAACCGGGCCCTCGCCGGCCTGGCGGCTCTCGGCCTGCTGCTGACCGGCTACGTGATCGGCCGCTGGCAGGACACGCCGGCCGCCACGGCCACCCCGGCGGTGGCGGCGCCGGCCTCGGAGTCGCCCGCCGCCTCGCCGGCACCCTCGCTCACGCCCACCACGCCGGCACCCACCCCGGTCAGGTACGGGCTGCTGCAGGCCGAGGCGGCCAACGAGCTCGCCGGTGTCCAGCCGCAGGACACCGAGGACGAGGGCGGCGGGCAGAACGTCGGCTGGATCAACCGGGCCGACCACCTGCGGTTCGACAACTTCGTGTTCGGTGAGGTGCCGGCGCGGAAGGCGAAGATCCGGGTGGCGTCCGGCGCCGGGGTGGCCGGCCGCGTCGAGATCCGGCTCGACACGCTGGAGAGCGAGCCGGTCGGGCAGCTGTCGGTGAGCAACACCGGCGGCTGGCAGGCGTGGCGTACCGGCATCGCGGCGCTGACCCCGGTCACCGGCACGCACACCGTCTACCTGACGTTCGCCGCCGACGACGACAGCGAGTTCATGAACGTGAACTGGATCCAGTTCGACCACTAG
- a CDS encoding Hsp20/alpha crystallin family protein produces the protein MLLSTPTVRDLERLTARVFETSTRTAGARLDAYREDDTFYLDIDLPGVDPASIDVTVDGKVLTVRAERGRAERAGVRYLVAERPMGAVSRQVRLSDKLDTDRLEARYDQGVLTLSIPLLEEREPRRIEVSATA, from the coding sequence ATGTTGCTCAGCACCCCGACCGTGCGCGACCTCGAGCGTCTCACCGCCCGGGTCTTCGAGACCTCGACCCGGACCGCGGGCGCCCGGCTGGACGCGTACCGGGAGGACGACACGTTCTACCTCGACATCGACCTGCCCGGTGTCGACCCGGCGTCGATCGACGTCACCGTCGACGGCAAGGTGCTGACCGTACGGGCCGAGCGTGGCCGCGCCGAGCGGGCCGGCGTCCGATACCTGGTCGCCGAGCGCCCGATGGGCGCGGTCAGCCGGCAGGTGCGGCTCTCCGACAAGCTGGACACCGACCGCCTGGAGGCCCGTTACGACCAGGGCGTCCTCACCCTGAGTATCCCGCTCCTGGAGGAGCGCGAGCCCCGCCGGATCGAGGTGTCGGCCACCGCCTAG